GATGTTTTTTTGATTATTATAAATACTATCGTCAGTAAAAGCTGAATAAATGTTCAGCTTGGATTTGGCAATATTAATTAATTTGATGGTTTCTGAAGATAAGTTGTTTTTGTTAACCGATTGAATTTATTGATTTTTATCTTGTTTGTGTGTTTATTTATGTAAAAGAAAAGGCCAGCCCAAGGGAGATTGAGCTAGCCAAGGAGGTGGTTCCTAGTCTTACAACAAAATTTTTTAGTTCTTTATTTTTCAGGGCTGATAATACGAGAAATAAATTAACATTGATGTGATCTATTTCTAAAAAAATAGATCAATTTCTTTAAAACCCTATTTTGAATTACTTTACTTATCACTCCTGTGGATGAGGTGCTCTGGTATTGCCACCTTTTAAGTTTCGCACAAGTAAAGCATAATCCAGATTAATTTCCTCAGGAATAGGAAGATAAACGAGATGCCCATCACCTGGCGCAATTTCTACGGCCTGACCTTTTTTATTTATCATAGATCCTAACGTGAAGTTAATATTGCCCGATGGAGTCATGAGTTCCAGATGATCCCCGACAAGAAATTTATTCTTCACGGCAACTTCTGCCAAGCCATTGACTCGATTACCAGTAAATTCCCCAACGAATTGTTGAGTATCTGATACGGAGTAGCCGTATTCGTAAGTTTGGTAAGCATCATGGGTATGACGACGCAGGAAACCTTCGGTATAGCCACGGTGTGCTAAACCTTCTAATGTGGTCATCAACGTTGGATCAAAGGGTTTCCCAGCAACGGCATCATCTATGGCTCGGCGATATACCTGGGCGGTGCGGGCACAATAATAGAAAGATTTAGTACGGCCTTCGATTTTCAGTGAATGAACTTCCATCTTGGTTAATCTTTCTACATGCTCAATGGCACGTAAGTCTTTGGAATTCATTATATAAGTACCATGTTCATCTTCAAACGCTGACATATATTCGCCGGGACGCTTGGCTTCTTCTACCATGAATACTTTATCGGTTGGCGCACCCTGGCCCAGTGTTGGTTCAATGTTTTTAACAGGAATAGGGTCATGCATATGGACAATATTACCAATACTATCTTCCTTGCCTTCCTGCACATTGTATTCCCAGCGACAAGCATTGGTGCAAGTACCCTGATTAGGATCGCGCTTGTTGATATAGCCTGATAACAGGCAACGGCCAGAATAAGCCATACAAAGTGCGCCATGCACAAAAATCTCAAGCTCCATATCAGGCACTTGCTGACGAATTTCAGCAATTTCTTCCAGCGAAAGCTCACGGGAAAGAATGACTCGCGTCAATCCCATTTGTTTCCAGAATTTAACTGTAGCCCAGTTAACAGCATTGGCTTGAACCGAAAGATGGATATCTATTTCAGGAAATGTCTCGCGCACCATCATAATTAAGCCTGGATCAGACATAATCAAAGCATCAGGTCCCATTTCTACGACGGGTTTTAAGTCACGAATAAACGTTTTCAGCTTTGCGTTATGTGGTGCGATATTGACAACGACATAAAAACGTTTACCTAATTCGTGCGCTTCCTTAATACCCTGTGCCAATGTCTCATGGTTAAATTCATTATTGCGGACACGCAAACTATAGCGAGGTTGTCCGGCATAAATGGCATCTGCGCCATAAGCAAATGCGTAACGCATATTTTTCAAAGAGCCGGCAGGAGAAAGTAATTCTGGAGTAAACATATTTTTTAACGTTCTCGGTCTGAGTTCAAGTCAGCCCTTACCCGGTCTTCATTGTCATTACTAAGGGTAAGGTTTAAAGGAAGGGGATTTTAACGCCTATTTTATCATTAGCACAAATACATTATGGCAATGATATG
The sequence above is drawn from the Xenorhabdus ishibashii genome and encodes:
- the yegQ gene encoding tRNA 5-hydroxyuridine modification protein YegQ, with the translated sequence MFTPELLSPAGSLKNMRYAFAYGADAIYAGQPRYSLRVRNNEFNHETLAQGIKEAHELGKRFYVVVNIAPHNAKLKTFIRDLKPVVEMGPDALIMSDPGLIMMVRETFPEIDIHLSVQANAVNWATVKFWKQMGLTRVILSRELSLEEIAEIRQQVPDMELEIFVHGALCMAYSGRCLLSGYINKRDPNQGTCTNACRWEYNVQEGKEDSIGNIVHMHDPIPVKNIEPTLGQGAPTDKVFMVEEAKRPGEYMSAFEDEHGTYIMNSKDLRAIEHVERLTKMEVHSLKIEGRTKSFYYCARTAQVYRRAIDDAVAGKPFDPTLMTTLEGLAHRGYTEGFLRRHTHDAYQTYEYGYSVSDTQQFVGEFTGNRVNGLAEVAVKNKFLVGDHLELMTPSGNINFTLGSMINKKGQAVEIAPGDGHLVYLPIPEEINLDYALLVRNLKGGNTRAPHPQE